A single window of Drosophila suzukii chromosome 3, CBGP_Dsuzu_IsoJpt1.0, whole genome shotgun sequence DNA harbors:
- the LOC108012698 gene encoding U6 snRNA-associated Sm-like protein LSm5 — protein MTAVPPPSNISTLMPLELVDKCIGSRIHIIMKNDKEMVGTLLGFDDFVNMLLDDVTEYENTPDGRRITKLDQILLNGNNITMLVPGGELAE, from the exons ATGACTGCCGTTCCGCCCCCTTCCAACATCTCCACCCTGATGCCATTGG AACTGGTGGACAAATGCATCGGCTCCCGCATCCACATCATCATGAAGAACGACAAGGAGATGGTGGGCACTCTTCTGGGATTCGATGACTTTGTAAATATGCTCTTGGACGATGTGACGGAGTATGAGAACACGCCCGACGGTCGCCGCATCACCAAACTGGATCAAATTCTGCTCAATGGCAACAACATCACAATG TTGGTGCCTGGTGGCGAGCTGGCGGAGTAA
- the LOC108013312 gene encoding organic cation transporter protein encodes MEGQAKQAYFVNEAFTHEEPPQGGGGGDTVHRRKSGGNKELQLDVGGFKKGQDAMGGSNDPPPPPSMDFDDILPLIGEFGRYQKLLFICMIPFSFFVAFVYFSQIFLTLIPEQHWCHVPELDALDVEARLALSIPMTKGEYNNCYMYDVNYTEILAQGKVMADPKWPQVKCRHGWSYNFTEIPYSTVATEQNWVCDDAALPTYAQSIFFLGAIVGGLLFGWVADRFGRIPALIGTNMMGLLAGVGTAFVSNFWQFAAMRFFVGFAFDNCFTMMYILVLEYVGPKYRTFVANMSIAIFFTGAACLLPWIAYFLADWKLLAIATSAPLLLAIFTPFVVPESARWLVSQGKVDKAIGILKKLEKGNGRQVPPQTYQIFADSCKRMREQEAQNGSYSVLDLFKSPRLRRTTLLLIVIWMAISLVFDGHVRNVGSLGLDIFFTFTLACFTELPADTLLTVILDRFGRRWLACSSMVLSGVFSLLATVVPVGIYSAALAIMGRFFVNISYNIGLQWAAEVLPTVVRAQAVAFIHIMGYVASIIAPFVVYLANISQALPLIILGILGIIGGLLALLLPETLNHVLPQTLSDGEEFGRGQSIWDFPCLAKQVDDDEDEKRNADVEEVRSQAFVRGTQTGASLNASTGGELRSSILRRSVKSRNSTKL; translated from the exons atggAAGGCCAGGCCAAGCAAGCGTACTTCGTCAATGAGGCATTTACCCACGAAGAACCTCCCCAAGGTGGAGGTGGAGGCGACACGGTGCATCGCCGGAAAAGCGGTGGCAACAAAGAACTCCAGCTGGATGTGGGTGGCTTCAAGAAGGGTCAGGATGCGATGGGGGGATCCAATGATCCACCACCGCCACCCAGCATGGACTTTGATGACATACTCCCCCTGATCGGGGAGTTTGGAAGATATCAAAAGTTGCTGTTCATCTGCATGATACCCTTCTCGTTCTTCGTGGCCTTCGTGTACTTTTCGCAAATATTTCTCACCTTGATACCCGAACAGCATTGGTGTCATGTTCCCGAGCTGGATGCCTTGGATGTGGAGGCCAG ACTGGCGCTTTCCATACCCATGACCAAGGGGGAGTACAACAATTGTTACATGTACGACGTCAACTACACGGAGATACTGGCCCAGGGCAAGGTTATGGCCGATCCCAAGTGGCCGCAGGTCAAGTGTCGCCACGGCTGGTCATATAACTTCACGGAGATCCCCTACTCGACGGTGGCCACCGAACAGAATTGGGTGTGCGACGACGCCGCCCTGCCCACCTACGCCCAGTCCATATTCTTCCTGGGCGCCATCGTGGGTGGACTTCTCTTCGGTTGGGTTGCCGATCGATTCGGACGCATTCCCGCCCTGATCGGCACCAATATGATGGGACTCCTGGCCGGAGTGGGCACTGCGTTTGTCAGCAACTTCTGGCAGTTTGCAGCCATGCGATTCTTTGTGGGATTCGCCTTCGACAACTGCTTCACCATGATGTACATTTTGG TTCTCGAGTACGTTGGTCCCAAATACCGCACCTTTGTGGCCAACATGTCCATAGCTATATTCTTCACTGGTGCCGCCTGCCTTCTTCCCTGGATTGCGTACTTCCTGGCTGATTGGAAGCTCCTGGCCATCGCCACCTCCGCACCGCTTCTGCTGGCCATATTTACCCCGTTTGTGGTGCCAGAATCAGCTCGTTGGTTGGTCTCCCAGGGAAAAGTGGACAAGGCCATTGGAATCCTGAAGAAACTTGAGAAGGGAAATGGTCGTCAGGTGCCCCCTCAAACATATCAGATCTTTGCGGACAGCTGCAAGAGGATGAGGGAACAGGAGGCCCAGAATGGCAGTTACTCCGTACTGGATCTGTTCAAGTCACCACGTTTGCGACGAACCACATTGCTGCTTATTGTTATATGGATGGCTATATCACTCGTATTCGATGGACATGTAAGGAATGTGGGTTCCCTGGGACTGGACATCTTCTTCACCTTCACATTGGCTTGCTTCACGGAACTGCCTGCAGATACCCTCCTTACGGTGATCCTGGATCGCTTTGGTCGCCGTTGGCTGGCCTGCAGCTCCATGGTCCTCAGTGGAGTGTTCAGCCTGTTGGCCACTGTGGTGCCCGTGGGTATTTACTCCGCTGCCTTGGCCATTATGGGTCGATTTTTTGTGAACATCAGCTACAACATTGGCCTCCAGTGGGCTGCGGAAGTGCTACCAACAGTGGTTAGGGCCCAAGCTGTGGCTTTCATCCACATCATGGGCTATGTGGCCAGCATCATAGCTCCATTTGTGGTTTATCTGGCCAACATTTCCCAGGCCTTACCACTCATCATCCTGGGAATTTTGGGAATCATTGGTGGTCTGCTGGCGCTGCTTCTTCCGGAGACTCTTAATCATGTACTACCACAAACCCTGAGCGATGGTGAGGAGTTTGGACGCGGACAAAGCATTTGGGACTTCCCCTGTTTGGCAAAACAGGTGGACGACGATGAGGATGAGAAGAGAAACGCCGACGTGGAGGAGGTGCGATCTCAGGCATTTGTGAGGGGAACCCAGACGGGTGCATCCTTGAATGCTTCCACGGGTGGAGAACTGAGATCCAGTATCCTACGCAGATCGGTCAAGTCACGCAACTCAACGAAGCTGTAG
- the Jon65Ai gene encoding LOW QUALITY PROTEIN: serine protease 1 (The sequence of the model RefSeq protein was modified relative to this genomic sequence to represent the inferred CDS: inserted 1 base in 1 codon), which translates to MKVLAVLLLGVIASVSAFEKPVFWKDVPVGKTSIEGRITMGYPAYEGKVPYIXGGSIIGNTWVMTAKHCTNGMESVTIYYGALWRLQAQYTHWVSSNDFIEHGSGDISLIRTPHVDFWSLVNKVELPSYNDRYNNYQGWWALVSGWGKTSDDSGVSEYLNCVDVQIGENSVCENYYGDFSGDLICIPTPENKGTCSGDSGGPLVLHDGNRQVGIVSFGSSAGCLSNGPKGMVRVTSYLDWIRDNTGISY; encoded by the exons ATGAAGGTGCTAGCGGTCCTGCTCCTCGGCGTGATTGCCTCCGTCTCGGCGTTCGAGAAGCCAGTCTTCTGGAAGGATGTGCCCGTGGGCAAGACCTCCATCGAGGGTCGCATCACCATGGGTTACCCTGCCTACGAGGGCAAGGTGCCCTACA GTGGCGGCTCCATCATCGGCAACACCTGGGTCATGACTGCCAAGCATTGCACCAACGGCATGGAATCGGTGACCATCTACTACGGAGCCCTGTGGCGCCTGCAGGCCCAGTACACCCACTGGGTGTCCAGCAACGACTTCATCGAGCACGGTTCCGGAGACATCTCCCTGATCCGCACCCCCCACGTGGACTTCTGGTCGCTGGTCAACAAGGTGGAGCTGCCCAGCTACAACGATCGCTACAACAACTACCAGGGCTGGTGGGCTCTGGTTTCCGGCTGGGGCAAGACCTCCGACGACAGCGGCGTCTCTGAGTACCTGAACTGCGTGGACGTCCAGATCGGCGAGAACTCGGTGTGCGAGAACTACTACGGCGACTTCTCCGGCGACCTCATCTGCATCCCCACGCCCGAGAACAAGGGCACCTGCAGCGGCGACTCCGGTGGCCCTCTGGTCCTCCACGACGGCAACCGCCAGGTGGGCATCGTGTCCTTCGGCTCCTCCGCCGGCTGCCTCTCCAACGGTCCCAAGGGAATGGTGCGCGTTACCAGCTACTTGGACTGGATTCGCGACAACACTGGCATCTCTTACTAA
- the tant gene encoding protein tantalus isoform X1 — MDNIVYDFAKITFQPKVVFSGNMSSTGSNLSFRLKEMAMSDMEEMQDTSEPIATPESDGDVSSASQDSDDVDSQLSRCEDNDDDSDCISGSSRHSSHFGARAGVARRRMPARVSKDNFNRVCSAIMKPIKKKQRKELNTNAQTLKSIEKIYTSKRMKKFTPTNLETIFEEPSDENAADAEDDSEECSISSQVKVVKVWGRKLRRAISFSDGLNKNKILSKRRRQKVKKTFGKRFALKKISMTEFHDRLNKSFDSAMLEGDDGEAGGSGETIEIPKTSMTMEDIQLPAMSSPHQFLMQPAGFE, encoded by the exons ATGGATAACATTGTTTACGATTTTGCCAAGATCACTTTTCAACCGAAGGTTGTATTCTCGGGAAATAT GTCATCCACTGGCTCGAATCTCTCGTTTCGACTGAAGGAGATGGCCATGTCGGACATGGAGGAGATGCAGGACACATCCGAGCCAATAGCGACACCCGAATCCGACGGCGATGTCAGCAGTGCGTCCCAGGACTCAGACGATGTGGACTCCCAACTGAGTCGCTGCGAGGACAATGACGACGATAGCGATTGCATCAGTGGATCCTCCAGGCACAGTTCCCATTTCGGGGCTCGGGCGGGCGTGGCTCGTCGCCGGATGCCGGCCAGGGTGTCTAAGGACAACTTCAACCGGGTGTGCAGTGCCATCATGAAGCCCATTAAGAAGAAGCAGCGGAAGGAGCTGAATACCAATGCCCAGACGCTCAAAAGCATCGAGAAGATATACACCAGCAAGCGAATGAAGAAGTTTACGCCCACCAATCTGGAGACAATCTTCGAGGAGCCCAGCGACGAGAATGCTGCCGATGCAGAGGACGACAGCGAGGAGTGCTCCATTAGCAGCCAGGTGAAGGTCGTCAAGGTCTGGGGCCGCAAACTACGCCGGGCTATATCCTTCAGCGATGGCCTGAACAAGAACAAAATCCTGTCGAAGAGACGCCGCCAGAAGGTGAAGAAGACATTTGGCAAGCGCTTTGCGCTCAAGAAAATCTCAATGACCGAGTTTCACGACCGTCTGAACAAAAGTTTCGACAGTGCCATGCTCGAGGGCGATGATGGTGAGGCGGGAGGGTCGGGGGAAACCATCGAGATCCCCAAGACATCGATGACCATGGAGGATATACAGCTGCCGGCCATGAGCAGCCCACACCAGTTCCTCATGCAACCGGCGGGCTTTGAGTAG
- the LOC108012498 gene encoding brachyurin translates to MSKQSASASSTLLLLIWLTCLTMHCTALDWQQVKPMYLVSMYPGPMGLSTSSSSPFSSSSSSSLELDAEISASNVDSRRIKGMGLDLDVGGFSEEDPENREPLVLNLETTPLLEKMLPDGAMAMDRIFGGDVGNPHCFPYQVGMLLQRPKGLYWCGGSLISDKHVITAAHCVDMAKRALVFLGANEIKNAKEKGQVRLMVPSENFQIYPTWNPKRLKDDIALVRLPHAVSFNDRIHPIQLPKRHYEYRSFKNKLAIASGWGRYATGVHAISNVLRYVQLQIIDGRTCKSNFPLSYRGTNICTSGRNARSTCNGDSGGPLVLQRRHSKKRVLVGITSFGSIYGCDRGYPAAFTKVASYLDWISDETGVSSHQDTTEAIFFDQYVRDYGKPRQSRRLETEEQPQDDVPDELDVHPRPSTEEDISEDVRPRTRSRPRSEHEFYFL, encoded by the exons ATGTCCAAACAATCTGCAAGTGCAAGTTCCACGCTGCTGCTGCTCATTTGGCTCACATGTCTGACGATGCACTGCACCGCGCTGGATTGGCAGCAGGTTAAGCCGATGTACCTGGTGTCCATGTACCCGGGCCCCATGGGTCTGTCCACCTCCTCGTCCTCCcccttctcctcctcctcttcctcctccCTGGAACTCGATGCGGAAATAAGCGCCAGCAACGTGGACAGTCGTCGCATAAAGGGAATGGGTCTTGACCTGGATGTGGGCGGTTTTAGCGAGGAGGATCCAGAGAATCGGGAACCACTCGTCCTCAATCTGGAGACCACACCGCTGCTGGAGAAGATGCTGCCCGATGGAGCCATGGCCATGGACCGCATCTTTGGCGGCGACGTTGGCAATCCCCACTGTTTTCCCTACCAGGTGGGAATGCTGCTCCAAAGACCCAAGGGCCTGTACTGGTGTGGCGGCTCCCTGATCTCCGATAAGCATGTCATCACCGCCGCCCACTGCGTGGATAT GGCTAAAAGGGCTCTGGTCTTCCTCGGAGCGAATGAAATCAAGAACGCCAAGGAGAAGGGCCAGGTGCGACTGATGGTGCCCAGCGAGAACTTCCAAATCTATCCCACCTGGAATCCAAAGAGGTTGAAGGATGACATTGCCCTGGTCAGATTGCCTCATGCAGTCAGCTTTAATG ATCGCATCCATCCCATCCAACTGCCGAAGAGGCACTACGAGTACCGCAGTTTTAAGAACAAACTAGCCATCGCCTCCGGATGGGGGCGATATGCCACCGGAGTCCATGCCATCAGCAATGTGCTGCGCTACGTCCAACTGCAGATAATCGATGGACGGACGTGCAAGTCCAACTTCCCTCTATCCTATCGCGGTACAAATATATGCACCAGTGGCAGAAATGCCCGCTCCACCTGCAATGGGGATTCGGGAGGACCCTTGGTTCTACAAAGGCGGCACTCGAAGAAGAGGGTCCTCGTGGGTATCACCTCCTTTGGCAGCATCTACGGCTGCGATCGTGGCTATCCGGCGGCCTTCACCAAAGTGGCCTCATATTTGGATTGGATCAGTGATGAGACTGGAGTAAGTTCCCATCAGGATACCACGGAGGCGATATTCTTCGATCAGTACGTAAGGGACTATGGAAAGCCGCGACAAAGTCGCCGGCTGGAGACAGAGGAGCAGCCGCAAGACGATGTGCCCGATGAACTAGACGTCCATCCCAGACCCTCAACCGAAGAGGACATCTCCGAGGATGTCAGACCGCGAACACGGTCACGCCCGCGCTCCGAACACGAGTTCTATTTCTTGTAA
- the tant gene encoding protein tantalus isoform X2, producing MSDFGKITFQPKVVFSGNMSSTGSNLSFRLKEMAMSDMEEMQDTSEPIATPESDGDVSSASQDSDDVDSQLSRCEDNDDDSDCISGSSRHSSHFGARAGVARRRMPARVSKDNFNRVCSAIMKPIKKKQRKELNTNAQTLKSIEKIYTSKRMKKFTPTNLETIFEEPSDENAADAEDDSEECSISSQVKVVKVWGRKLRRAISFSDGLNKNKILSKRRRQKVKKTFGKRFALKKISMTEFHDRLNKSFDSAMLEGDDGEAGGSGETIEIPKTSMTMEDIQLPAMSSPHQFLMQPAGFE from the exons ATGAGCGATTTTGGAAAG ATCACTTTTCAACCGAAGGTTGTATTCTCGGGAAATAT GTCATCCACTGGCTCGAATCTCTCGTTTCGACTGAAGGAGATGGCCATGTCGGACATGGAGGAGATGCAGGACACATCCGAGCCAATAGCGACACCCGAATCCGACGGCGATGTCAGCAGTGCGTCCCAGGACTCAGACGATGTGGACTCCCAACTGAGTCGCTGCGAGGACAATGACGACGATAGCGATTGCATCAGTGGATCCTCCAGGCACAGTTCCCATTTCGGGGCTCGGGCGGGCGTGGCTCGTCGCCGGATGCCGGCCAGGGTGTCTAAGGACAACTTCAACCGGGTGTGCAGTGCCATCATGAAGCCCATTAAGAAGAAGCAGCGGAAGGAGCTGAATACCAATGCCCAGACGCTCAAAAGCATCGAGAAGATATACACCAGCAAGCGAATGAAGAAGTTTACGCCCACCAATCTGGAGACAATCTTCGAGGAGCCCAGCGACGAGAATGCTGCCGATGCAGAGGACGACAGCGAGGAGTGCTCCATTAGCAGCCAGGTGAAGGTCGTCAAGGTCTGGGGCCGCAAACTACGCCGGGCTATATCCTTCAGCGATGGCCTGAACAAGAACAAAATCCTGTCGAAGAGACGCCGCCAGAAGGTGAAGAAGACATTTGGCAAGCGCTTTGCGCTCAAGAAAATCTCAATGACCGAGTTTCACGACCGTCTGAACAAAAGTTTCGACAGTGCCATGCTCGAGGGCGATGATGGTGAGGCGGGAGGGTCGGGGGAAACCATCGAGATCCCCAAGACATCGATGACCATGGAGGATATACAGCTGCCGGCCATGAGCAGCCCACACCAGTTCCTCATGCAACCGGCGGGCTTTGAGTAG
- the LOC108012499 gene encoding brachyurin, which produces MKFACASVVLLAAILGAQAVDWQSVKNLNIETPIPKVHGETLPGGRITGGQLAEPNQFPHQVGLLLYVTGGAAWCGGSIISERWVITAAHCTDSLTTGVDVYLGAHDRTNAKEEGQQIIFVERKNVIVHEDWIAETITNDISLIKLPVPIEFNKYIQPAKLPVKSDSYATYGGESAIASGWGKISDSATGATDVLQYAVVPIMNNSGCSPWYFGLVASTNICIKTTGGISTCNGDSGGPLIHNDGSNTLIGLTSFGIALGCERGWPGVFTRVTSYLDWIEAKTGVVNYGSN; this is translated from the exons ATGAAATTCGCTTGCGCTTCGGTTGTGCTTTTGGCCGCCATCCTTGGGGCCCAGGCTGTCGACTGGCAGTCGGTGAAGAACCTGAACATCGAGACTCCGATTCCCAAGGTCCATGGCGAGACTCTGCCCGGCGGAAGGATTACCGGAGGACAGTTGGCCGAGCCCAACCAGTTCCCCCACCAGGTGGGACTACTCCTGTACGTCACCGGAGGAGCTGCCTGGTGCGGAGGCAGCATCATCAGCGAACGCTGGGTCATCACTGCCGCGCATTGCACGGACAGCCTGACCACCGGTGTGGATGTCTACCTGGGCGCCCATGATCGCACCAACGCCAAGGAGGAGGGCCAGCAGATCATCTTCGTGGAGAGGAAGAATGTGATCGTGCATGAGGACTGGATCGCCGAGACCATCACCAACGATATTTCGCTGATCAAGTTGCCCGTTCCCATCGAGTTCAACA AGTACATCCAGCCCGCCAAACTGCCCGTGAAGTCCGACAGCTACGCCACCTACGGCGGTGAGTCGGCCATTGCCTCCGGATGGGGCAAGATCAGCGACT CTGCTACCGGAGCCACCGATGTCCTGCAGTACGCCGTGGTTCCCATCATGAACAACAGCGGCTGCTCCCCCTGGTACTTCGGCCTGGTTGCCAGCACCAACATCTGCATCAAGACCACCGGTGGCATCTCCACCTGCAACGGCGACTCCGGCGGTCCTCTGATCCACAACGACGGCAGCAACACCCTGATCGGACTCACCTCCTTCGGAATCGCCCTCGGCTGCGAGAGGGGATGGCCCGGTGTGTTCACCCGCGTCACCTCCTACCTGGACTGGATCGAGGCCAAGACCGGTGTTGTCAACTACGGCAGCAACTAA
- the LOC108013313 gene encoding T-cell activation inhibitor, mitochondrial, producing MSMSLVPKIRKLVTSRRHFLLLRRSLNQDLTTALRPFYFAVHPDFFAQHPEQRNTNENSLKLLSEHLEALYERRHRSGDTQVLKFYVRTSSDADKRDSFKLIQIRTDWQSTRDPKTFIQGLLESCNLSTEYVKNIKAQPEPAKGFSGLDFKPGQDYHYDTEFAEFESQLKNERAFKRPVLSTWLEENAGTAKQRSKETADLQAEIDKLQKVLVEKLELQDARYECGWNIEHYRGCLKTLERLANTHLVEMAPLKRRIVVFAPFTGISLEGHVMLFTGDVLNTWIDFIKNIPHHDAYLKVVPVYERTLAQVLLEIQIGRRKFMPKQQAKGYASYLMKVTTSLSDYLGKQKYPADWPKTLKEFTIVVESEAGPLMVSPTGQFITPATCPGSILVDFISVNMELARERMKKYAQDKHVEQELMDSCIKQLQLQSLTKDDAVTPDKMITALKDLSQLQVAELQGCKLHITHYYSVLTDGVVCIPWDFQQR from the exons ATGTCTATGTCGCTGGTTCCCAAGATCCGGAAATTGGTCACCAGCAGGCGGCACTTCCTGCTTTTGCGTCGATCGCTGAATCAAG ATCTTACAACGGCGCTGAGACCCTTCTACTTCGCGGTGCACCCAGACTTCTTTGCCCAGCATCCTGAGCAGAGGAACACCAACGAGAACTCCCTGAAACTGCTAAGTGAGCATCTGGAGGCTCTGTACGAACGCAGGCATCGGAGTGGGGACACCCAGGTGCTCAAGTTCTATGTGCGCACCAGTTCGGATGCCGACAAGCGGGACTCCTTCAAGCTCATCCAGATTCGTACGGACTGGCAGAGCACCCGGGATCCCAAGACCTTCATTCAGGGCCTCCTGGAGTCCTGCAACCTGTCCACGGAGTATGTGAAGAACATCAAGGCGCAGCCGGAGCCGGCAAAGGGCTTCTCTGGCTTGGATTTTAAACCAGGCCAGGACTATCACTACGATACGGAATTTGCAGAATTCGAATCTCAGTTAAAGAAT GAACGTGCCTTCAAGCGACCAGTACTGTCCACCTGGCTGGAGGAGAATGCCGGCACAGCCAAACAGCGCTCTAAGGAAACTGCAGACTTGCAGGCCGAGATCGACAAGCTCCAAAAAGTGCTGGTCGAGAAGCTCGAGCTACAGGACGCCCGCTACGAGTGCGGTTGGAACATCGAACATTATCGCGGCTGCTTGAAGACGCTCGAGCGACTGGCCAACACTCATTTAGTGGAAATGGCTCCCCTAAAACGACGCATTGTTGTCTTTGCTCCCTTCACGGGCATCAGTTTGGAGGGACATGTGATGCTGTTCACCGGCGATGTGCTCAACACCTGGATTGACTTCATCAAGAACATTCCGCATCATGATGCCTATCTAAAGGTGGTGCCCGTGTACGAACGAACACTTGCTCAGGTTCTACTTGAGATTCAGATCGGACGACGCAAGTTTATGCCCAAGCAACAGGCCAAGGGCTACGCAAGCTACCTCATGAAGGTTACCACTTCACTCAGCGATTACCTAGGTAAACAAAAATATCCGGCGGACTGGCCGAAAACGCTCAAGGAGTTCACTATTGTGGTTGAGTCAGAGGCTGGTCCCCTGATGGTGAGCCCCACGGGTCAGTTTATCACACCAGCCACCTGTCCGGGTTCCATACTCGTAGACTTCATCTCCGTAAATATGGAACTGGCTCGGGAGCGGATGAAGAAGTACGCCCAAGATAAGCACGTCGAGCAGGAGTTAATGGACTCGTGCATAAAGCAGCTGCAGCTGCAATCCTTGACCAAAGATGACGCTGTCACCCCAGACAAGATGATAACAGCCCTGAAAGACTTATCCCAGCTGCAGGTGGCGGAACTGCAGGGGTGCAAGCTGCACATAACCCACTACTATTCGGTACTGACCGACGGCGTTGTGTGCATACCCTGGGATTTTCAGCAGAGGTAG
- the LOC108013314 gene encoding uncharacterized protein: protein MASSSAWLALILGIGFTGALDFNIQTNSSKLLTVLDTSAPVQELLYHIDVWRNEAASLALETPAPSNLESVIRSEVGGDWERGRLVLQLANQARTVELKEAIYTALWKELQQTNQIYDPSKILDFYVQLSLHTDVPLQLMELIYRAFINRSAQLLEAPFHTNSREATFPLVSSLVQRLTFSTLDYLRDILEVLYDAVLALETPLSVVQRLGNFTASLTQLAQANLQLLSREELKRGDPLVQQALQSNLRNLLKQPGFEQEVESSLQTVIYAHLPKDEQLLYTARKVCIRNVTDGNSYIYECPQTYLICSNVRDSKKAAYFIQRGHSSDSRPQFAFYSAFWRNRYILMEPATATANNATNSITKNVYSRTNINWWRVVYGNGGISLYDAATEKSVLCGGDPLHWDGEEHHVYTRHASELSAHQAECTWALEDCSEAA from the coding sequence ATGGCTTCTTCCTCCGCTTGGCTTGCTCTCATCCTCGGGATCGGGTTCACTGGCGCCCTGGATTTTAATATCCAAACAAATAGCAGCAAACTGTTGACGGTTCTCGACACATCTGCTCCGGTCCAAGAGTTACTATACCACATCGATGTCTGGCGGAATGAGGCGGCCTCCTTGGCTCTGGAAACACCTGCTCCTTCCAATCTGGAGTCCGTCATTCGCTCTGAAGTCGGGGGCGATTGGGAAAGGGGTCGGCTCGTCCTACAATTGGCAAATCAAGCGAGGACCGTGGAGCTCAAGGAGGCCATTTACACAGCCCTTTGGAAAGAGCTTCAGCAGACCAATCAGATCTACGATCCCTCGAAGATCCTGGATTTTTATGTCCAGCTGTCGCTGCATACTGATGTGCCACTCCAACTGATGGAACTGATCTATCGTGCCTTTATCAATCGCAGTGCTCAGTTGTTGGAGGCTCCATTTCACACAAACAGTCGAGAGGCCACTTTTCCGCTGGTAAGCTCTCTGGTCCAACGTCTAACATTCAGCACCTTGGATTATCTGAGGGACATACTTGAAGTTCTCTACGATGCTGTTTTAGCACTCGAAACGCCTTTGAGTGTAGTGCAGCGGCTTGGCAACTTTACGGCCAGCTTGACGCAGTTGGCTCAGGCTAATCTTCAATTACTTAGCAGAGAGGAGCTCAAACGTGGAGATCCGCTGGTGCAACAGGCTTTGCAGAGCAACCTTAGAAATTTACTGAAACAGCCTGGCTTCGAGCAAGAAGTGGAGTCCTCCCTTCAAACAGTAATCTATGCACACCTTCCCAAGGATGAGCAACTCCTGTACACCGCGCGAAAAGTTTGCATCCGCAATGTAACCGATGGGAATTCCTACATATACGAATGCCCGCAGACGTATCTAATATGCAGTAACGTTCGAGATTCTAAGAAGGCTGCCTATTTTATCCAACGTGGGCACAGCAGTGACAGCCGGCCGCAGTTTGCCTTCTACAGCGCGTTCTGGCGGAATCGCTACATCCTAATGGAACCAGCTACTGCAACAGCGAACAATGCCACTAACTCGATCACCAAAAACGTTTACAGCCGCACCAACATTAACTGGTGGCGTGTGGTGTATGGGAATGGAGGAATCTCCTTGTACGATGCAGCCACCGAGAAGTCCGTCCTGTGCGGTGGGGATCCATTGCACTGGGATGGCGAGGAGCATCATGTGTACACCCGTCATGCATCGGAGCTTTCAGCTCATCAGGCGGAGTGCACTTGGGCTCTGGAAGACTGCAGCGAAGCCGCTTAG